A portion of the Musa acuminata AAA Group cultivar baxijiao chromosome BXJ1-1, Cavendish_Baxijiao_AAA, whole genome shotgun sequence genome contains these proteins:
- the LOC135584675 gene encoding paired amphipathic helix protein Sin3-like 4 isoform X2 has translation MKGAREEALMGSQLKRPNVPRADPSGQTHMAPAPATGSTPKLTTNDALAYLKAVKDIFQDKREKYDEFLEVMKDFKSQRIDTNGVIMRVKELFKGHRDLILGFNTFLPKGYEIKLPEEKKPVEFEEAINFVNKIKNRFQNDDHVYKSFLDILNMYRRENKSIHEVYQEVAALFQNHQDLLEEFTHFLPDASATFAPHYPYSGRPFVRRDDRSSIMPTARHVHGDKRDRAYTSHADRDFSVDRPDTEHDRQRRLAEKEKDRKEDRDKRDREWDEKDMDHDSGDLGNTHPRRKHSSKRVDDSVAEPMQQGGDGADGIYSISASSFDDKNALKSVYTREFNFCEKVKEKLHPDTYQEFLKCLHIYSKEIINRTELKNLVSDILGKYPDLMDGFNEFLAHCENIGLHSFLNEGYFADGFLEGVFNKRHIARPVKLEDGDREREREMDKREKDRERERVDKGALYNSKEGASHKATLFTNKEKYNLWKPISELDLSNCQRCTPSYRLLPKNYPIPPASHRTELGVSVLNDVWVSVTSGSEDYSFKHMRKNQYEESLFRCEDDRFELDMLLESVNITTKRVEELIEMMQDPVKSENPTRMEDHLNSLNLRCIERLYGDHGLDVMDVLRKNASLALPVILTRLKQKQEEWSRCRSDFNKVWAEIYAKNYHKSLDHRSFYFKQQDTKSLSTKALLAEIKEINDKMKKEDDILVTIAARNRQPIVPNMAFEYVDVSIHEDLYQIIKYSCGEVCTSSDQLDKVMKIWTTFLEPLLGVPSRNQLAEDAEDVKPKSRVVKANLSVVGESNGSPGADYAGASKQSNGDENIPSEQTALCRTRSANGDTTVTENGFHDVDQTTRHGENLCNNLLQGRVQGSAPMADEVSGITVTNVSAERMPDTTSVAGRAEQCHNRTNREIVTGASGASRAGNFGNETLVEPRATNENLPASEGVQTGRPILAANGGSTTEGNKGHRPSEGSASLNNLKVEREEGELSPNGDFEEDNFVTFEDVAVNVTPKGKDGSSSRQYQVRPGEVEASCGEVAGENEADADDEGEESAQRSTEVSGNASEAGEDVSGSESGDGEECSHEDHEEEEDDAGNDDQDAKAESEGEAEGEITSLPFSERILHTVKPLARHVPTALHDKEDKSSRIFYGNDSFYVLFRLHQTLYERILSAKTNSLAAEKKWRSSKDTSPPDLYAKFMSALYHLLDGSADNTKFEDDCRAIIGTQSYVLFTLDKLIYKVAKQAIASDEMDNKLLQLYLYEKSRRSGRSSDLVYHENARVLLHDENIYRFECCSQSSSMTCLSIQLMEYGHEKPEVTAVTIDPSFSAYLCSDFLSSVPDKIGAEGVFLGRNKRKYVGDDENTSTCKTMVGFQVINGLECKISCSSSKVSYVLDTEDFLFRVRKKRRYSCGGSIFHDQAQPSQVRDTKVQLFHQFLSSFLSRS, from the exons ATGAAAGGGGCGAGGGAGGAGGCTTTGATGGGTTCTCAGCTCAAACGGCCCAACGTTCCTCGAGCGGATCC GTCCGGGCAAACCCATATGGCTCCAGCACCGGCAACTGGTAGTACACCCAAACTCACAACTAATGATGCTCTAGCTTATCTGAAGGCTGTGAAAGATATATTTCAAGACAAAAGGGAAAAATATGATGAATTTCTTGAAGTCATGAAAGATTTCAAGAGCCAGAG GATTGACACAAATGGGGTTATCATGAGGGTGAAGGAATTATTTAAGGGGCATCGGGATCTGATCTTGGGCTTTAACACCTTCTTGCCAAAGGGATATGAGATTAAGTTACCAGAAGAAAAGAAACCAGTCGAATTTGAGGAAGCAATCAATTTCGTTAACAAAATTAAG AATCGTTTCCAGAATGATGATCATGTTTACAAGTCATTCTTAGATATCCTGAATATGTATCGAAGGGAGAATAAGTCAATTCATGAGGTCTACCAAGAG GTGGCAGCCCTCTTTCAGAATCATCAAGATTTGCTCGAGGAATTCACACACTTTTTGCCTGATGCTTCAGCAACATTTGCTCCACATTATCCATATTCTGGTCGGCCCTTTGTGCGTCGAGATGACAGGAGCTCTATTATGCCTACAGCAAGGCATGTTCATGGGGATAAG AGGGATAGAGCTTATACATCACATGCCGATCGCGATTTTAGTGTCGATCGTCCTGATACAGAACATGATAGGCAGAGAAGACTtgcagagaaagaaaaagataggAAGGAAGATAGGGACAAAAGAGACCGAGAATGGGATGAGAAGGACATGGATCATGACAGCGGAGATTTAGGTAACACACATCCTAGGCGTAAACACTCATCTAAAAGGGTGGATGACTCTGTTGCCGAGCCAATGCAGCAAGGAGGTGATGGCGctgatggcatttatagcatttcAGCTTCATCTTTTGATGATAAGAATGCTTTGAAGA GTGTATATACCCGAGAATTTAACTTTTGCGAGAAAGTCAAGGAAAAGTTGCACCCTGACACATACCAGGAGTTTTTGAAATGCCTTCACATATACAGCAAAGAAATAATAAATAGAACAGAATTAAAGAATCTG GTAAGTGATATCCTTGGAAAGTATCCAGATCTCATGGATGGCTTCAATGAATTTTTGGCACATTGTGAAAATATAG GCCTTCACAGTTTTCTAAATGAAGGCTATTTTGCAGATGGATTTCTCGAAGGAGTATTCAACAAAA GACACATTGCTAGGCCAGTTAAGTTAGAGGATGGAGACAGAGAAAGAGAGCGTGAAATGGATAAGAGGGAGAAAGATCGTGAAAGGGAAAGAGTTGACAAAGGTGCTCTTTACAATTCTAAAGAGGGTGCCTCTCACAAGGCTACTTTGTTCACAAACAAAGAAAAGTATAATTTATGGAAACCTATTTCAGAGCTTGACCTCTCAAATTGTCAACGTTGTACCCCAAGTTACCGTCTTCTACCAAAAAAT TATCCGATTCCTCCTGCTAGCCACAGGACTGAACTTGGAGTGTCAGTATTAAATGATGTATGGGTATCAGTGACTTCTGGAAGTGAGGATTACTCTTTCAAGCACATGCGCAAAAACCAATATGAAGAAAGCTTATTTAGATGTGAAGATGATAG ATTTGAGCTCGATATGTTATTGGAATCGGTGAATATCACAACCAAACGAGTGGAAGAATTAATAGAAATGATGCAAGACCCTGTCAAATCAGAAAATCCAACTCGCATGGAAGACCACCTTAACT CTTTAAATTTGAGGTGCATTGAACGGTTATATGGTGACCATGGCCTTGATGTCATGGATGTACTTCGCAAGAATGCCAGTCTTGCTTTGCCAGTCATATTAACCCGCCTGAAACAGAAGCAAGAGGAATGGTCTAGGTGTCGTTCAGATTTTAATAAAGTTTGGGCTGAAATATATGCCAAGAActatcataaatcacttgatcatcgcagtttttattttaagcAACAGGATACAAAGAGCTTGAGCACAAAAG CTTTGCTGGCTGAGATTAAAGAAATTAATGACAAGATGAAGAAGGAGGATGACATTCTTGTCACCATTGCTGCCAGAAATAGGCAGCCTATTGTTCCCAATATGGCATTTGAGTATGTTGATGTAAGTATCCATGAGGATTTGTATCAGATCATTAAATATTCATGTGGAGAAGTTTGCACATCTTCTGATCAATTGGACAAAGTCATGAAGATATGGACTACTTTTTTAGAGCCCCTATTGGGTGTTCCATCTCGAAACCAACTTGCAGAAGATGCTGAAGATGTGAAACCTAAGAGTCGTGTTGTCAAAGCCAATTTGTCAGTTGTGGGTGAAAGCAATGGGAGCCCTGGTGCTGATTATGCTGGTGCTTCCAAGCAAAGCAATGGTGATGAGAACATTCCATCTGAACAAACAGCTCTGTGCAGGACAAGGTCAGCCAATGGAGATACAACAGTTACTGAAAATGGTTTTCATGATGTTGATCAAACCACTCGCCATGGAGAAAATCTTTGTAACAATTTGCTGCAAGGGAGAGTGCAGGGTAGTGCTCCTATGGCTGATGAAGTGTCTGGAATAACCGTAACAAATGTGTCTGCAGAGCGTATGCCAGATACCACTTCTGTTGCTGGTCGAGCTGAACAATGTCACAATAGAACAAACCGGGAGATTGTAACAG GGGCTAGTGGTGCATCTAGAGCTGGCAATTTTGGAAACGAGACACTAGTTGAACCTCGAGCTACCAATGAAAATTTACCTGCTTCAGAG GGTGTACAAACTGGAAGGCCTATCCTAGCGGCTAATGGTGGTAGCACCACTGAAGGCAACAAAGGTCACAGACCTAGTGAAGGTTCTGCTTCCTTGAATAACCTTAAGGTTGAAAGAGAAGAAGGTGAATTGTCACCGAATGGAGACTTTGAGGAGGATAATTTTGTGACATTTGAGGATGTTGCTGTAAATGTAACTCCTAAAGGGAAAGACGGTTCTTCTAGCAGACAGTATCAAGTCAGACCTGGAGAAGTAGAGGCTTCCTGTGGTGAGGTTGCAGGGGAGAATGAAGCGGATGCTGATGATGAGGGTGAGGAAAGTGCTCAACGGTCTACAGAGGTCAGTGGAAATGCATCAGAGGCTGGTGAGGATGTCTCCGGCAGTGAATCTGGTGATGGTGAGGAGTGTTCGCATGAAGAtcatgaagaggaagaagatgatgctGGGAATGACGACCAGGATGCAAAGGCTGAAAGTGAGGGTGAAGCTGAAGGAGAAATTACATCACTACCATTTTCTGAACGAATTCTGCACACAGTTAAACCTCTTGCAAGACATGTGCCTACAGCATTACATGATAAGGAAGATAAATCTTCGCGAATTTTTTATGGAAATGATTCATTTTATGTGCTGTTTCGGCTTCATCAG actttgtatGAAAGGATACTCTCGGCCAAGACAAACTCATTAGCTGCCGAAAAGAAATGGAGAAGTTCTAAAGATACAAGCCCTCCTGATTTATATGCCAA ATTTATGAGTGCTCTTTACCACCTTCTTGATGGTTCTGCTGACAATACCAAGTTCGAAGATGATTGTCGTGCTATCATTGGAACTCAGTCCTATGTACTTTTCACATTGGACAAGCTAATCTATAAAGTTGCTAAACAG GCAATAGCTTCAGATGAGATGGATAATAAGCTTCTCCAACTATACTTGTATGAAAAATCAAGGCGATCGGGCAGATCTTCTGATCTAGTCTATCATGAGAATGCTCGTGTGCTTCTTCATGATGAAAACATATACAGATTTGAATGT tgTTCACAATCTTCAAGCATGACCTGCCTATCCATTCAGCTCATGGAATATGGACATGAGAAGCCTGAAGTCACCGCTGTCACAATAGATCCCAGCTTTTCAGCTTATCTATGCAGTGATTTTCTGTCAAGTGTTCCGGATAAGATAGGAGCAGAGGGTGTCTTCCTGGGAAG GAATAAACGCAAATATGTGGGAGATGATGAAAACACTTCTACTTGCAAGACCATGGTTGGGTTTCAAGTAATCAATGGCTTGGAATGCAAGATATCTTGCAGTTCTTCAAAG GTGTCTTATGTGCTAGACACGGAAGATTTCTTGTTCCGAgtgagaaagaaaaggagatattCATGTGGGGGGTCTATATTTCATGACCAAGCACAGCCATCACAAGTACGTGACACAAAAGTACAGCTGTTTCACCAATTCCTGTCCAGTTTCCTGTCTAGATCCTGA